One window of Athalia rosae chromosome 2, iyAthRosa1.1, whole genome shotgun sequence genomic DNA carries:
- the LOC105689106 gene encoding astakine-like, translated as MTQSLTFAAIVVIVGICQVEYTSARVTMRPPYIQCQSNSECLPGNCCSIGQNRFSIPQCKPMQDQGGVCRPRGPMTSNTTLVYPDGSQVQLVEVHIGFCPCGYGLTCNPEEGLCRDPSQRRGFNSLLDEASVQDD; from the exons ATGACCCAATCGTTGACCTTTGCCGCGATTGTCGTGATCGTCGGGATCTGTCAGGTTGAATACACCAGTGCCAGAGTGACAATGAGACCACCTTACATTCAGTGCCAAAGTAACTCCGAATGTTTGCCGGGGAATTGTTGTTCAAttg GACAAAACAGATTTAGCATCCCCCAGTGCAAGCCGATGCAAGACCAGGGTGGTGTCTGTCGGCCCCGTGGACCGATGACCTCGAACACGACCTTGGTGTATCCAGATGGCTCACAAGTCCAACTTGTCGAAGTTCACATCGGCTTTTGCCCTTGTGGGTACGGACTGACGTGCAACCCTGAGGAGGGCCTATGCAGAGACCCAAGCCAGCGACGAGGCTTCAACAGCTTGTTGGACGAGGCAAGCGTTCAGGATGACTGa